Proteins found in one Solitalea lacus genomic segment:
- a CDS encoding OmpA family protein — protein MKKLTLITAVVCTTFLISCVSNKKLKFVKAEKDDLAASYQQLQVKQQDCEGQLTKAQTQIENLNQQVAFLKENNTAALKQLQDMSVISASQAESIKKSMENIGAKDAYIQDLQKSIARKDSLNMALVMNLKSAIGDLNDKDINIKVDKGVVYIDISDKLLFQSGSYNITNQARVVLGKVAKVLLNQPNIEFMVEGHTDTNPIKNNCIEDNWDLSVKRATSVVRVLQKDYGIPPERMAAAGRGEYIPIEDNSTINGRAINRRTRIVILPQLDQFFKLLETPKK, from the coding sequence ATGAAAAAGTTAACTTTAATCACTGCAGTAGTCTGCACCACATTCTTAATTTCATGTGTAAGCAACAAAAAATTAAAGTTTGTTAAAGCAGAAAAGGATGATCTTGCGGCCTCTTATCAGCAATTGCAGGTAAAACAACAAGACTGTGAAGGCCAATTAACTAAGGCACAAACCCAAATTGAAAATTTGAATCAACAGGTAGCTTTTCTAAAAGAAAATAATACAGCAGCTTTAAAGCAATTGCAGGATATGTCGGTAATTTCTGCTTCGCAGGCAGAGAGCATTAAAAAATCAATGGAGAACATTGGGGCCAAAGATGCTTACATTCAGGATTTACAAAAATCAATTGCTCGAAAAGACTCATTGAACATGGCCCTGGTTATGAATTTAAAAAGTGCCATTGGAGATTTAAATGACAAAGACATTAACATCAAAGTAGATAAAGGTGTTGTTTACATTGATATTTCAGATAAACTCCTATTCCAAAGTGGTAGTTATAATATTACAAACCAGGCAAGAGTGGTTTTAGGAAAAGTTGCCAAAGTATTACTCAATCAACCCAATATTGAATTTATGGTTGAGGGGCATACAGACACAAACCCAATTAAAAATAATTGCATAGAAGACAACTGGGATTTAAGCGTAAAACGAGCAACTTCTGTTGTAAGAGTATTACAAAAAGATTATGGAATACCTCCTGAACGCATGGCTGCAGCAGGCCGAGGAGAATACATTCCGATTGAAGACAACTCAACCATAAATGGAAGAGCAATTAATAGAAGAACCCGTATCGTAATCCTTCCTCAGCTTGATCAGTTCTTTAAATTATTGGAAACACCAAAAAAATAA
- a CDS encoding nuclear transport factor 2 family protein, whose amino-acid sequence MMKHEQNEAIAIEWFAAFNEHDLEKLLSLYDENAAHFSPKLKIRQPETNGLVKGKAALRAWWQDAFDRLPTLHYQVTTLTTNNDRVFMEYVRSVANEADMLVAEVLEIKNGKIVASRVYHG is encoded by the coding sequence ATGATGAAACACGAACAAAATGAAGCTATCGCCATAGAATGGTTTGCTGCTTTTAATGAACATGATTTAGAAAAACTTTTGTCACTTTATGATGAAAATGCTGCCCATTTTAGTCCGAAGTTAAAAATAAGACAGCCAGAAACCAATGGACTTGTAAAGGGAAAAGCTGCATTACGAGCCTGGTGGCAGGATGCTTTTGATCGTTTACCCACACTTCATTACCAGGTAACAACTTTAACGACTAACAATGATCGTGTATTTATGGAATATGTAAGATCGGTTGCCAATGAGGCCGACATGCTAGTTGCTGAAGTTTTGGAGATTAAAAATGGCAAAATTGTAGCCTCAAGGGTGTATCATGGGTAA
- the purT gene encoding formate-dependent phosphoribosylglycinamide formyltransferase: MYKKIVLLGSGELGKELVIALKRLGQYVIAVDSYKNAPAMQVADECEIVNMLDGAELDRIIAKHQPDIVIPEIEAIRTERFYDYEQEGIQIVPSAKAANFTMNRKQIRDLAAKELGLRTANYLYATTFEEFKSAVNTIGLPCVVKPIMSSSGKGQSIVRTEDDIQKAWDAAMTQGRGKVQEVIIEEFIRFNSEITLLTVTQQNGPTLFCPSIGHRQERGDYMESWQPAQISNEDVNAAQGMAAKITEALTGAGIWGVEFFLTDTGVYFSELSPRPHDTGMVTLAGTQNFSEFELHARAVLGLPIPEITLERAGASYVILAASENSAQPIYEGLREAASFPETDFKIFGKPYTKQYRRMAVALAYTNKNGSTDQVRAKAKEVASKITVNGEVSPSV, from the coding sequence ATGTACAAAAAAATAGTTTTACTGGGTTCAGGTGAATTAGGTAAAGAACTTGTAATTGCTTTAAAACGCCTTGGCCAATATGTTATTGCCGTAGATTCTTATAAAAATGCACCGGCCATGCAGGTGGCTGATGAGTGTGAAATAGTAAATATGCTGGATGGTGCTGAATTGGATAGAATTATTGCAAAGCATCAACCTGATATTGTTATTCCTGAAATTGAAGCCATACGTACAGAACGCTTTTATGACTATGAACAGGAAGGAATTCAGATAGTGCCAAGTGCTAAAGCGGCTAATTTCACCATGAACAGAAAACAGATTCGGGATTTGGCAGCTAAAGAGTTAGGCTTGCGTACAGCAAATTATTTATATGCAACAACGTTTGAAGAATTTAAATCGGCTGTAAATACAATTGGATTACCTTGTGTTGTAAAGCCAATTATGTCCTCATCTGGAAAAGGCCAATCGATTGTTCGCACGGAAGATGATATTCAAAAAGCATGGGATGCAGCAATGACCCAAGGGCGAGGTAAAGTGCAGGAAGTAATTATTGAAGAGTTTATCCGATTTAATTCAGAAATTACATTGTTAACTGTTACCCAGCAAAATGGCCCAACGCTATTTTGCCCATCAATTGGTCACAGACAAGAGCGTGGTGATTACATGGAAAGCTGGCAGCCAGCTCAGATTAGCAATGAGGATGTGAATGCTGCCCAAGGAATGGCTGCAAAGATCACCGAAGCATTAACCGGGGCAGGGATTTGGGGTGTTGAGTTCTTTTTAACCGATACAGGTGTTTATTTCTCTGAGTTATCGCCTCGTCCACATGATACAGGTATGGTTACTTTAGCCGGGACGCAAAATTTTTCAGAGTTCGAGTTGCATGCACGTGCGGTTTTAGGATTGCCAATTCCTGAAATAACCCTTGAGCGTGCAGGAGCAAGCTATGTAATTCTTGCAGCTAGCGAAAATTCCGCTCAGCCGATTTATGAAGGATTGAGAGAGGCTGCTTCTTTTCCTGAAACTGATTTCAAAATATTTGGTAAACCATATACAAAGCAATATCGTCGAATGGCTGTTGCATTAGCCTATACCAATAAAAACGGTTCTACAGATCAAGTAAGGGCTAAAGCGAAAGAAGTTGCCTCAAAAATTACAGTAAATGGGGAGGTATCTCCAAGTGTTTAA
- a CDS encoding Crp/Fnr family transcriptional regulator gives MNHQFHEVPFEKRIELIEHLQRFVAVEETEKDQILSSVSFKIVKKKEYLLTEGQLCTCIYFVIRGCLRVYLITESGLEQITQFAIENWWVTDYDSFENQSPSQFFIQATEDSEIIVIDKNSLEELFNLVPKVERYFRIILQKNLIAAQRRLLWINTISSEQRYRNFVESFPAFVQRVPQYMLASYLGITPEFLSKIRAKKQ, from the coding sequence ATGAACCATCAATTCCATGAAGTACCTTTCGAAAAACGTATAGAGCTTATTGAACATTTGCAGCGTTTTGTTGCGGTTGAGGAAACAGAAAAAGATCAAATTCTTTCGTCTGTTAGTTTTAAGATAGTTAAGAAAAAAGAATACCTGTTAACAGAAGGGCAATTATGCACTTGTATTTACTTTGTTATTAGGGGCTGTTTAAGAGTTTACCTCATCACAGAGTCTGGCTTGGAGCAAATAACTCAATTTGCAATTGAAAACTGGTGGGTTACTGATTACGACAGTTTTGAAAATCAGAGTCCATCACAGTTTTTTATTCAGGCAACAGAAGATTCTGAAATAATTGTGATTGATAAAAATTCTCTTGAAGAGCTTTTTAATCTTGTTCCTAAGGTTGAACGTTATTTTCGAATTATTTTACAAAAGAATCTTATTGCAGCACAACGTCGACTTTTATGGATTAATACTATTTCATCCGAACAGCGCTATCGAAACTTTGTGGAATCGTTTCCTGCATTTGTTCAGCGGGTTCCGCAGTATATGTTAGCCTCTTATTTAGGTATTACTCCAGAGTTTTTGAGTAAAATAAGAGCCAAAAAGCAATAG
- a CDS encoding carboxymuconolactone decarboxylase family protein, which produces MSNRIKINQVEPAAYKAMLSFDSYLKTTDINPIHGELIKIRASQINGCSYCLDMHAKDARQFGETEQRIYTISAWRETPFFSEEEQAILALTEEVTLIHQHVSDETYTKATRVLGEKKLAQVLMAIIIINAWNRIGVTTGLMPE; this is translated from the coding sequence ATGAGTAACAGAATTAAAATTAATCAGGTAGAGCCGGCAGCATATAAGGCCATGTTATCATTTGATAGCTATTTAAAGACAACCGATATCAATCCCATTCATGGCGAACTAATCAAAATTAGAGCATCACAAATAAATGGTTGTTCATATTGTTTGGATATGCATGCTAAAGACGCCCGTCAGTTTGGTGAAACAGAACAGCGTATTTATACAATTAGTGCCTGGAGAGAAACTCCTTTCTTTTCAGAGGAAGAGCAAGCCATTCTGGCTTTAACGGAAGAAGTAACGTTAATTCATCAGCATGTTTCTGATGAAACTTATACAAAAGCGACACGTGTACTAGGTGAAAAGAAGTTGGCACAGGTGCTAATGGCCATTATTATTATTAATGCCTGGAACCGAATCGGTGTTACAACAGGGTTGATGCCGGAATAA
- a CDS encoding DUF5916 domain-containing protein: protein MKKALLPLFSLLLSFLNTYSQSADPEITKKKYFTTQLNGNILLDGIPNEEAWNSVDWGGNFTQWQPHEGKSPSQQTNFKILYDNQFLYIAYRCHDVAPDSIIKFMGRRDEFPGDWVEINIDSYHDLRSAFSFTLSVSGVRNDEFISDNGNNWDPSWNPIWFAKTNVDDKGWTAEIKIPLSQLRYGNEPNKVWGIQVMRRLFRQEERSTWQYIPQNSGVWVSSFGELHGLNNIPTHKQIEIAPYVVAQTEKYPSQPNNPFATGTTSKLTAGLDGKYAVTNDLILDFTINPDFGQVEADPSQVRIDGFQNFFEERRPFFIESRNIFNYQLTGSEAGGDYDSDLLFYSRRIGSSPHGYPTLTSNEFADAPLNTSIIGAAKFSGKTKKGWSIGILESLTQREMATIDNVGVQRSEMVEPLTNYFVGRLQKDVNGGNTVLGGIFTGVMRENGLKTLLHQNAFSGGLDYLHFWNNRTWYIKGNMVFSHVNGSKEAVLVTQTAFEHLFQRANAAEVSVDSNRTSLTGLGGTFRLGKTGGRSGKNGEVFKFETGVTFRSPELELNDIGFLLTANEINHFTWAGLHFQKSFSIFRSARLNYNHWSRWDYSGRFIYQAFNFNSHATFNNNWQAGMGLTWNPYDISNNALRGASSIRRPAGIGQNLYINSDQRKKVFSRFYTSNFWGFDNTLIGNDLGIAFIFQPLNALKISTGIDYSYYWRRQDQFVSNVDYNNVTRTIVGEVDQNTLRFTGRLNFNITPDLTLQYYGQPFITRPLYNNFAYVSNPLAKNYDDRFTPYNVSQIKLEGGRYNIDENGDGTTDYSFGKPDFNFVQFRSNLVARWEYRPGSELYLVWSQGNTSNSTYELDSPIINNLFDYAFANQSRNIFLIKWTYRFTR, encoded by the coding sequence ATGAAGAAAGCTTTGTTACCACTATTCTCTTTACTCCTCTCTTTTCTAAATACTTATAGCCAATCTGCTGACCCAGAGATTACCAAAAAGAAATATTTCACCACGCAACTAAATGGCAATATACTCCTAGATGGCATTCCAAATGAGGAAGCATGGAATAGTGTTGACTGGGGAGGCAATTTTACGCAGTGGCAGCCACATGAAGGAAAATCTCCTTCGCAACAAACCAACTTTAAAATCCTTTACGATAATCAATTTCTTTATATAGCCTATCGCTGTCATGATGTAGCACCCGATTCCATTATTAAGTTTATGGGCCGCAGGGATGAATTTCCAGGCGATTGGGTAGAAATCAATATTGATAGTTATCACGATTTGCGTTCGGCATTTTCTTTTACTTTGTCCGTTTCAGGAGTGCGTAACGATGAGTTTATTTCTGACAACGGAAATAACTGGGACCCCAGCTGGAATCCGATTTGGTTTGCAAAGACCAATGTGGATGATAAGGGTTGGACTGCCGAAATAAAAATCCCACTTAGTCAGTTGCGTTACGGCAATGAGCCAAACAAAGTTTGGGGCATACAAGTTATGCGTCGTCTATTCAGACAAGAAGAACGTTCAACATGGCAGTACATTCCGCAAAATTCGGGAGTATGGGTAAGTAGTTTTGGAGAGTTGCATGGCTTAAATAATATCCCGACCCATAAACAGATAGAAATTGCACCATATGTTGTAGCCCAAACAGAAAAATATCCAAGTCAGCCCAATAATCCGTTTGCCACTGGTACTACCTCGAAATTAACTGCGGGATTAGACGGCAAATATGCTGTAACAAATGATCTTATACTCGACTTCACCATCAACCCTGATTTTGGTCAAGTAGAAGCTGATCCATCCCAAGTACGTATTGATGGATTTCAGAACTTCTTCGAGGAAAGAAGACCATTTTTTATTGAAAGCAGAAACATTTTCAATTATCAGTTAACTGGCTCAGAAGCCGGGGGGGATTATGATTCCGATCTTCTTTTTTACTCAAGACGTATTGGTTCCTCTCCACATGGCTACCCAACTCTAACCAGCAATGAATTTGCCGATGCACCATTAAACACTTCCATTATCGGAGCTGCCAAATTCAGTGGAAAAACCAAAAAAGGATGGAGCATTGGTATTTTGGAAAGCTTAACCCAACGAGAAATGGCAACCATTGATAACGTTGGGGTACAGCGTAGTGAAATGGTGGAACCACTCACCAATTATTTTGTTGGAAGGTTACAGAAAGACGTTAATGGTGGTAATACTGTTTTAGGGGGAATTTTTACAGGAGTGATGCGTGAAAACGGGTTAAAAACACTTTTGCATCAAAATGCATTTTCTGGAGGATTAGATTACCTTCATTTCTGGAATAATCGCACCTGGTACATAAAAGGCAATATGGTATTTAGCCATGTAAATGGCAGTAAAGAAGCTGTTTTAGTAACACAAACAGCATTTGAGCACCTTTTTCAACGGGCTAATGCAGCAGAAGTATCTGTTGACAGTAATCGAACCTCACTTACAGGTTTGGGAGGAACTTTCCGTTTAGGAAAAACGGGCGGCCGTTCAGGTAAAAATGGTGAAGTATTTAAATTTGAAACCGGAGTAACGTTCCGCTCACCAGAACTTGAATTGAATGATATTGGCTTTCTGTTAACCGCCAATGAAATTAACCACTTTACTTGGGCTGGGCTGCATTTTCAGAAATCATTCTCAATTTTCCGTTCGGCACGATTAAATTATAATCATTGGTCAAGATGGGATTATAGTGGGCGCTTCATTTATCAAGCTTTCAATTTTAATTCGCACGCCACTTTCAACAACAACTGGCAGGCGGGAATGGGTCTCACCTGGAATCCATACGACATTTCAAACAACGCGCTACGAGGTGCTTCATCAATTCGTCGTCCGGCTGGCATCGGTCAGAACCTATACATCAACAGCGATCAAAGAAAAAAGGTATTCTCAAGATTTTACACCTCAAACTTCTGGGGATTTGACAATACATTAATAGGAAACGACCTCGGGATTGCATTTATCTTTCAACCACTGAATGCTTTAAAAATTAGCACGGGAATAGATTACTCTTATTATTGGCGCCGACAGGACCAGTTTGTAAGCAATGTTGATTATAATAATGTAACCAGAACCATTGTTGGAGAAGTTGATCAAAACACATTACGTTTTACCGGAAGGTTGAATTTTAATATCACTCCAGACTTAACACTTCAATACTACGGGCAACCATTTATAACGAGACCGCTGTACAATAACTTCGCTTATGTTTCAAACCCACTTGCCAAAAACTATGATGATCGTTTTACACCATACAATGTTAGTCAAATAAAACTGGAGGGAGGAAGGTATAACATTGATGAAAATGGTGATGGAACCACAGACTACAGTTTTGGAAAACCAGACTTTAATTTCGTGCAGTTTCGTTCAAACCTAGTAGCGAGATGGGAGTATCGTCCGGGTTCTGAACTCTACCTTGTATGGTCACAAGGTAACACTTCAAACTCAACCTATGAACTGGATAGCCCAATTATTAACAACTTATTTGACTATGCTTTTGCCAACCAATCTAGAAATATCTTTTTAATTAAATGGACCTATAGGTTTACGCGGTAA
- a CDS encoding B12-binding domain-containing radical SAM protein, translated as MQKLKIGVIDLVSKGPTFTVWAKIMHANMASIMPQVVATWCEKDGHDVKLICYTGVEDLRKELPEGMNLVFICAFTQSAMLAYALSNYLRSQNIVTVLGGPHARCYPDDSVKYFDYVVGFTHQSTIAQITNNCTPQRPIGKHLAEAAQPPNLPGVVERWRFIEETLKKAPFLKIVPMIGSVGCPYTCPFCIDATVPYQALDFETMKNDLRFLLTKFKKPLIVWHDPNFGVRFEHYMDAIAIVAPPKSFQFIAESSLSILTEDHLKVFQKNGFIAMLPGIESWYELGNKSRTSHNTGLEKLKKVSEHVNMVFKYIPYLQANFVLGLDTDEGDEPFELTKRFVDLSPGAFPGYSLLSAFGEAAPLNLEYQKDNRVLPFPFHFLNNHLAMNVKPKNYDWVDFYDKVIDLTEYSFSQRAIYRRFAATTTFTSKWMNLMRAISSEGWGRLSFYRQVRKKLIEDKAFRQYFEGETRQLPPFYLNIIKRDLGKWWQWLPQGAIEHDPNVYLHKTSQKILS; from the coding sequence ATGCAAAAGCTTAAAATTGGAGTTATTGATTTGGTTAGTAAAGGGCCAACATTTACGGTGTGGGCCAAAATTATGCATGCAAATATGGCGAGCATAATGCCACAGGTAGTGGCAACATGGTGCGAGAAGGATGGACATGATGTAAAACTGATTTGTTATACCGGTGTGGAGGATTTACGCAAAGAACTACCTGAGGGGATGAACCTCGTGTTTATCTGTGCTTTTACTCAGTCGGCAATGCTGGCTTATGCACTCAGCAACTATCTTCGCAGTCAAAATATTGTAACGGTACTGGGTGGGCCACATGCCCGTTGTTACCCCGATGATTCCGTTAAGTACTTCGACTATGTGGTGGGTTTCACTCATCAATCAACCATTGCTCAAATTACAAACAACTGCACACCGCAACGCCCAATAGGCAAACACCTAGCGGAGGCAGCACAGCCGCCAAATTTACCGGGTGTCGTTGAGCGCTGGCGGTTTATTGAAGAAACGTTAAAAAAGGCTCCTTTTCTTAAAATAGTTCCGATGATTGGCAGTGTGGGCTGCCCTTACACATGTCCTTTCTGCATTGATGCCACTGTCCCGTATCAGGCATTAGATTTTGAGACGATGAAGAACGATTTACGATTCCTTCTTACCAAATTTAAAAAACCATTAATTGTTTGGCACGACCCTAATTTCGGTGTACGATTTGAACATTACATGGATGCTATAGCAATAGTGGCACCGCCCAAAAGCTTTCAATTTATTGCGGAAAGTAGTTTGTCAATTCTAACTGAAGATCATCTTAAAGTTTTTCAGAAAAATGGCTTTATTGCCATGCTACCAGGTATTGAATCTTGGTACGAGCTGGGTAATAAATCACGCACTTCGCATAATACAGGCCTAGAGAAATTAAAGAAGGTATCAGAGCATGTGAATATGGTGTTCAAGTACATCCCTTACCTTCAAGCCAACTTTGTACTAGGGCTGGATACCGATGAAGGAGATGAACCGTTTGAACTGACCAAACGATTCGTAGATCTTTCGCCGGGAGCTTTTCCTGGTTATTCATTACTTTCTGCATTTGGAGAAGCTGCACCCCTCAATCTTGAATATCAAAAAGATAACAGGGTGCTACCATTTCCTTTTCACTTCCTCAACAATCACCTGGCCATGAATGTAAAACCCAAAAATTATGACTGGGTAGACTTTTATGACAAGGTGATCGACCTTACAGAATACTCCTTTTCACAAAGAGCCATTTACAGGCGCTTTGCTGCAACAACAACATTCACTTCTAAATGGATGAACCTCATGAGAGCTATTTCATCTGAGGGCTGGGGACGTCTGAGTTTTTACCGCCAGGTACGCAAAAAACTGATTGAGGATAAAGCTTTTAGACAATATTTCGAAGGAGAAACAAGGCAACTACCTCCGTTCTACCTCAACATTATCAAAAGAGATTTAGGAAAATGGTGGCAGTGGCTTCCCCAAGGAGCCATTGAGCATGACCCTAATGTTTATTTGCATAAAACTTCTCAAAAAATTCTGAGTTGA
- a CDS encoding GNAT family N-acetyltransferase: MQLQEVKQGDFMISTDKQKLDVNYIHHYLSVESYWAQNIPFETVQKSIEGSLCFGVFDEAKQIGFARMVTDGATFAYLADVFVDEQYRGKGLSKWLMQSIMAHPDLQGLRRVVLVTRDAQGLYSQFGFEPLNDADKYMQIRVINAYKNLL; this comes from the coding sequence ATGCAGTTACAAGAAGTTAAGCAAGGTGATTTTATGATATCTACAGATAAACAAAAGTTAGATGTCAACTACATTCATCATTATTTAAGTGTCGAATCGTATTGGGCCCAAAATATACCGTTTGAAACAGTACAAAAATCGATAGAAGGGTCTTTATGTTTTGGTGTGTTTGACGAGGCCAAGCAAATTGGTTTTGCTCGCATGGTAACTGATGGTGCTACTTTTGCCTATTTGGCGGATGTGTTTGTTGACGAGCAGTATCGAGGTAAAGGATTATCGAAATGGTTAATGCAATCCATTATGGCTCACCCCGATTTGCAGGGATTACGCAGAGTGGTGCTGGTAACCCGTGATGCGCAAGGCTTGTACTCGCAATTTGGCTTCGAACCGTTAAATGATGCAGACAAGTATATGCAGATTAGGGTTATAAATGCATATAAGAATTTACTGTAA
- a CDS encoding C1 family peptidase, with protein sequence MSRFRLRFIFFLLIISLIHLKAFSQNNFPTGLDFDDVSYSKTPRKAKLTRGLEVVPSSASLKIYSPYPGHQGSYGTCAAWASAYCAKTIVEAIKNNWTQKEEITSHAFSPAFLFRLLKPEDDQCKGGANLSNALLLLKEKGTVPYSEISADCVPAVTESQLTTAFHTRINDYLTLFDVNATEQQKIQAVKKSITEKKPVIIGMLCPPSFHYGSEVWNPTEEVDWTKYGGHAMCVVGYDDEKFGGAVEVQNSWGKTWANEGYIWIKYQDFAKYTKYAYELVDLPEPKPEVADLSGNIKFVLASGQEMPANLHISTRGLTVVPAKPAAGPLTLYRTSESYISGTRFRIFISNNEPAFVYAFSTDLSNEITKIFPYEDNISAALTDKRNDVAIPDEDHFIEFDNRPGTDFLCVLYSRVELNINDLIQKIGTQQGSFSEKIFKVMGDKMVDPKNIQFSKEKIAFQGFSKGKSVVAMMVELEHK encoded by the coding sequence ATGTCCAGATTCCGTTTGCGTTTTATTTTTTTCCTGTTAATTATTTCTCTTATTCATTTAAAGGCATTTTCGCAGAACAACTTTCCGACAGGATTGGATTTTGATGACGTTTCTTATTCTAAAACTCCCCGGAAAGCTAAGTTAACTCGTGGTCTGGAGGTTGTGCCTTCTTCGGCATCCCTTAAAATCTATTCGCCTTACCCAGGTCATCAGGGTAGCTATGGAACCTGCGCGGCATGGGCATCGGCCTATTGTGCTAAAACAATTGTAGAAGCCATAAAAAACAACTGGACACAAAAGGAAGAAATCACCAGTCATGCCTTTTCTCCTGCCTTTTTATTTCGATTGTTGAAACCGGAAGATGATCAATGTAAAGGTGGTGCAAATCTTTCCAATGCTTTATTACTATTGAAAGAAAAAGGTACAGTGCCATATAGTGAGATTTCAGCAGACTGTGTCCCTGCTGTTACCGAAAGTCAATTAACAACTGCATTTCACACAAGAATAAATGACTATTTAACATTATTTGATGTGAATGCTACTGAGCAACAAAAAATTCAGGCTGTAAAAAAATCAATCACTGAAAAGAAGCCCGTAATAATCGGAATGCTTTGCCCTCCTTCGTTTCACTATGGAAGCGAAGTATGGAATCCAACAGAAGAGGTGGATTGGACTAAATATGGTGGCCATGCAATGTGTGTAGTAGGTTATGACGATGAAAAGTTTGGTGGCGCGGTAGAAGTTCAAAACAGCTGGGGTAAAACCTGGGCTAATGAAGGCTATATATGGATCAAATATCAAGACTTCGCTAAATACACCAAATATGCTTATGAATTGGTGGATTTGCCTGAGCCAAAGCCGGAGGTTGCTGATCTTTCCGGAAATATAAAATTTGTCTTGGCATCGGGCCAGGAAATGCCTGCAAATCTTCATATATCTACCCGGGGCTTAACCGTTGTGCCTGCAAAACCTGCAGCTGGGCCGTTAACGCTTTATCGCACTTCAGAATCATATATTTCTGGTACCCGTTTCAGAATTTTCATATCCAACAATGAGCCCGCATTTGTATACGCTTTCAGTACTGATCTAAGCAATGAAATAACCAAAATTTTTCCTTATGAGGATAATATTAGCGCAGCATTAACCGACAAACGCAATGACGTGGCCATCCCTGATGAAGATCATTTTATTGAATTTGACAATCGGCCTGGGACTGATTTTTTATGCGTTTTGTACAGTAGGGTAGAGTTGAATATTAATGATTTGATTCAGAAGATAGGCACTCAGCAAGGAAGTTTTAGTGAAAAAATCTTTAAAGTGATGGGAGATAAAATGGTGGATCCTAAAAATATACAATTTTCCAAGGAAAAGATAGCATTTCAGGGTTTTAGTAAAGGGAAAAGTGTTGTTGCCATGATGGTTGAATTGGAACATAAATAA